From a single Fusobacterium ulcerans ATCC 49185 genomic region:
- a CDS encoding GntP family permease: MQLVIALLLGLALVIFFILKTKVQAFPALLISAIFIGLLAGMSTNEIMASISSGFGGTLSSIGIVIGLGVMMGKILEVTGGAKKMASVILKLVGIQRTEIVLLLSGWLISIPVFCDSGFVILSELAKEFSRNTKKSMVKLGCCLGAGLYLTHHLVPPTPGPLGVAAILGVDVGQLIIWGTTVSILMMPIPLIYSKYISNKIPDIIPESTSEVKFTDENLPSGLMSFLPILVPVVLILINTVSAAKGINNSIISLVGNPITAILIGTLIAIYGLTARVSRSEVIKTLETSLADAGLIICITGAGGALGSVLRTSGIGDYVANIIASSSFPPILLPMIMSSLLKLSQGSGTVSMITTASILAPMISGLGISPLITTLAICVGAQCASIINDSYFWVVTKFSGMDVKVGLLLLVL; this comes from the coding sequence ATGCAGTTGGTAATAGCATTACTATTAGGATTGGCCCTTGTTATATTTTTTATACTTAAAACTAAAGTCCAAGCATTTCCAGCATTACTTATAAGTGCTATATTTATAGGATTACTTGCAGGTATGTCAACTAATGAAATAATGGCTTCTATATCATCAGGATTTGGTGGAACATTATCAAGTATAGGAATAGTAATTGGTCTTGGTGTTATGATGGGAAAAATACTTGAAGTTACAGGTGGGGCTAAAAAAATGGCTTCTGTAATTTTAAAATTGGTAGGTATCCAGAGAACAGAAATAGTTCTATTATTATCTGGTTGGTTAATTTCCATCCCTGTATTCTGTGATTCTGGTTTTGTTATATTATCAGAGCTGGCAAAAGAATTTTCTCGTAATACAAAAAAATCTATGGTTAAGTTAGGTTGTTGTCTGGGAGCTGGATTATATTTGACACACCATTTAGTTCCTCCTACACCTGGACCACTTGGTGTTGCTGCTATTTTAGGAGTTGATGTTGGGCAATTGATTATATGGGGAACTACAGTTTCAATATTGATGATGCCTATTCCTCTTATTTACTCTAAATATATATCAAACAAAATTCCAGATATAATTCCTGAATCAACAAGTGAAGTAAAATTTACAGATGAAAATCTTCCCAGTGGACTTATGTCTTTTTTACCAATACTTGTTCCTGTTGTATTAATTCTTATTAATACAGTAAGTGCAGCAAAGGGAATTAATAATTCTATAATCTCTCTTGTTGGTAATCCTATAACTGCAATTTTAATTGGTACTCTTATTGCTATTTATGGATTAACTGCAAGAGTTTCAAGAAGTGAAGTTATTAAAACCCTAGAAACTTCTCTAGCAGACGCTGGATTAATTATCTGCATAACTGGAGCAGGAGGAGCCTTAGGTTCAGTGCTGAGAACTTCTGGAATAGGAGATTATGTGGCAAATATAATTGCTTCATCAAGTTTTCCACCTATACTTCTGCCTATGATAATGTCATCACTCCTTAAATTATCACAAGGAAGTGGAACAGTATCTATGATAACAACAGCATCAATATTAGCTCCTATGATTTCAGGATTAGGAATTTCACCATTAATTACAACATTGGCAATATGTGTTGGAGCACAATGTGCCTCAATTATAAATGACAGTTATTTCTGGGTTGTTACAAAGTTTTCTGGAATGGATGTAAAAGTTGGACTACTACTACTTGTGTTATGA
- a CDS encoding HU family DNA-binding protein — MNKRGLAKVYQKMSKNEIDITQAIKEIGIFLETVEEALILSGKVKFVGKGTFEILERKPRIIANPVTKELMKIYPKKSIKFTPSKKLTKEKAD, encoded by the coding sequence GTGAATAAAAGAGGACTTGCAAAAGTATATCAAAAAATGAGCAAGAATGAGATTGATATAACTCAAGCTATAAAAGAGATAGGAATTTTTCTTGAAACTGTAGAAGAAGCCTTAATATTAAGTGGAAAAGTAAAATTTGTAGGAAAGGGAACTTTTGAAATATTAGAGAGAAAACCTCGAATAATAGCAAACCCAGTTACAAAGGAACTCATGAAAATATATCCTAAAAAGAGTATAAAATTTACACCCTCTAAGAAACTAACTAAAGAAAAAGCTGACTAA
- a CDS encoding S-layer homology domain-containing protein, whose product MKKILIVNFMIFNIGFAALSYEDLNKEHWAYSSIENLVKKGIIKENSYKFNGEDSVSRYEFAYDLSKVLDKVDLEKANKEDLNILEALILEFSKELNKIGFDTETYNSKIDNINETVELLKKRVNENEIVIDQLKKRIEKLENKK is encoded by the coding sequence TTGAAAAAAATATTAATAGTTAACTTTATGATTTTCAACATAGGATTTGCTGCTTTGAGTTATGAAGATCTTAACAAAGAGCATTGGGCTTATTCCTCAATAGAAAATCTTGTAAAAAAAGGAATAATAAAAGAGAATTCATATAAATTCAATGGTGAAGACTCTGTATCCAGATACGAATTTGCTTATGATCTTTCAAAAGTACTGGATAAGGTAGACCTTGAAAAAGCTAATAAAGAGGATTTAAATATACTTGAAGCCTTAATTCTTGAATTTTCAAAAGAATTAAATAAGATAGGATTTGATACAGAAACATATAATTCTAAAATAGATAATATAAATGAAACTGTAGAATTATTGAAAAAAAGAGTAAATGAAAATGAAATAGTAATAGATCAACTTAAAAAAAGGATTGAAAAACTAGAAAACAAGAAATAG
- a CDS encoding DNA-3-methyladenine glycosylase I produces MKEIKRCEWAKEELDIKYHDEEWGKPEFNDEKLFEIFILETMQAGLSWSTILRKRENMRKAFDKFDYKVIAEYDDKKKKSLLEDEGIIRNRLKIDALISNAKAFMKIQEEYGSFSKYIWKFTNDKPIVNKWENISEVPAKTEISDKMSKELKKKGFKFAGSTICYAFMQATGMVNDHMVWCEEYKRSKVK; encoded by the coding sequence ATGAAAGAAATCAAAAGATGTGAATGGGCAAAAGAGGAACTGGATATAAAATACCATGATGAAGAGTGGGGAAAACCAGAATTTAATGATGAAAAACTTTTTGAGATATTTATTCTGGAAACTATGCAGGCAGGTTTGAGCTGGAGTACTATTTTGAGAAAAAGAGAAAACATGAGAAAAGCTTTTGACAAATTTGATTATAAAGTAATTGCTGAATATGATGATAAAAAGAAAAAATCTCTTTTGGAAGATGAAGGGATAATTCGTAACAGGCTCAAAATAGATGCACTTATTTCTAATGCTAAAGCTTTTATGAAAATACAGGAAGAATATGGAAGCTTCAGTAAATATATATGGAAATTTACTAATGATAAACCAATAGTAAATAAATGGGAAAATATTTCTGAAGTTCCAGCTAAGACTGAGATATCTGATAAAATGAGCAAGGAATTGAAGAAAAAAGGATTCAAATTTGCTGGTTCAACTATTTGTTATGCCTTTATGCAAGCCACTGGAATGGTAAATGATCATATGGTATGGTGTGAAGAATATAAGAGGTCTAAAGTTAAATAG
- a CDS encoding HU family DNA-binding protein — protein MTESGFIKFYKERNGIKSKKEAKEKIENFWKALLKAIDEDKKVTFKNWGVFEEKNVKPRKISIPKQPEKKYTQSKKIIKFRAGEGLIELVNKRGESSE, from the coding sequence ATGACAGAATCAGGATTTATTAAATTCTATAAAGAAAGAAATGGAATAAAAAGTAAAAAAGAAGCAAAAGAGAAAATAGAAAATTTCTGGAAGGCTTTATTAAAAGCAATAGATGAAGATAAAAAAGTAACATTTAAAAATTGGGGAGTATTTGAAGAAAAAAATGTAAAACCAAGAAAAATATCTATTCCAAAACAGCCTGAAAAAAAATATACTCAGTCTAAAAAAATAATAAAATTCAGAGCAGGAGAAGGATTGATAGAATTAGTAAATAAAAGAGGTGAGAGCAGTGAATAA
- a CDS encoding EAL domain-containing protein yields the protein MPIKKVVLIVDSDYNNRLILKDILDFDYKVLQVENGKEALEVLRREKDNISVVLLNITVPVEECYNFLVEKIKDPELVYIPVMVTAEKEDEAIEVEALSRGAAGFLVKPYRPVIILHRLANIIKIRETSSFINKVEKDSLTGIYNKEFFYFKCTNLFKDFLTKNFTIVFVDIEKFKFVNDIYGSKEGDKLLKYTARVIEDVISEFGICGRSEADHFLMCVADIKNIENILKTISKRVSEFNKSMNIVIRYGIYQVEDKEISIELMCDRAIIAAGMVRDKYHEKFAYYDDTVRKKLLQEQVLINDMKNSLENRRFKAYYQPKYDFKTEKIVGAEALVRWDHPQFGMIVPGIFIDLFEKNGFITKIDRFIWEEACKKLKEWSDNGYDNLSISVNVSRINLYNNNLADILLELVKKYNISPRALHLEITESAYTENSEQIIEGVKKLKKIGFVIEMDDFGTGYSSLNMLAKLPIDVLKLDMEFVHSIEKDKNSKIMLKVIMNLAKELNLVVVAEGVETEEQVYTLKNIGCQYAQGYYYSPPISEEKLDKLFIDKKEIISPDKMDVLLNLEDKELFKVVESDEIDSNIKNMIFDLKYHSQHDPLTGLFNRREIKARVNDILEGGNVEGTFIIIDIDNFKKINDIHGHVKGDEVLKGIADSLKKSFLEVDNISRIGGDEFVVFVLGTISEKALGNKLNKFFDMIKNIGNDLPITCSAGVCRTYFGDDYDSLYYNADMALLAAKISGKNSYKVFTEGMEKYSPINHLKNIEWILDQIFDMVFISDAETSEIMYINQPACEKFGKTREECIGQKCYNFMWKASEPCGRCAKISNCTKGFYNEETNLLDGTPVQIKAKVVEWGGNKYKIHYLNKKV from the coding sequence ATGCCCATAAAAAAAGTGGTGTTGATAGTTGACAGTGATTATAATAATAGATTGATATTAAAAGATATATTAGACTTTGATTACAAGGTTTTACAGGTAGAAAATGGAAAAGAAGCACTGGAAGTATTGAGAAGGGAAAAAGACAATATTTCAGTAGTGCTTTTAAACATAACTGTTCCAGTAGAAGAATGTTATAATTTTCTAGTTGAAAAAATAAAAGATCCAGAATTAGTATATATACCTGTTATGGTAACTGCTGAAAAAGAAGATGAAGCTATAGAGGTAGAAGCTTTATCAAGGGGAGCAGCAGGTTTTTTAGTAAAACCTTATAGACCAGTTATTATTCTTCATAGATTAGCTAATATTATTAAAATACGTGAAACATCTTCATTTATAAATAAAGTAGAAAAAGATTCTCTTACAGGAATATATAACAAGGAGTTTTTCTATTTTAAATGTACTAATCTTTTCAAGGATTTTTTAACAAAGAATTTTACTATTGTCTTTGTTGATATAGAGAAATTCAAATTTGTAAATGATATATATGGAAGCAAAGAGGGAGATAAACTCCTTAAATATACAGCTAGAGTTATTGAAGATGTAATAAGTGAATTTGGAATATGTGGAAGATCAGAAGCAGATCATTTCCTTATGTGTGTTGCTGATATAAAAAATATAGAAAATATTTTAAAAACAATATCTAAGAGAGTATCAGAATTTAATAAAAGTATGAATATTGTGATACGCTATGGAATATATCAAGTAGAAGATAAAGAAATTTCTATAGAGCTAATGTGTGATAGAGCTATAATTGCAGCAGGAATGGTAAGGGATAAATACCATGAAAAATTTGCCTATTATGATGATACTGTTCGTAAAAAACTTCTTCAAGAGCAGGTTTTGATAAATGATATGAAAAATTCTCTTGAAAATAGAAGATTCAAGGCATATTATCAGCCAAAGTATGATTTTAAAACTGAAAAAATAGTGGGAGCAGAGGCTTTGGTAAGATGGGATCATCCTCAGTTTGGAATGATAGTGCCAGGAATATTTATAGATCTTTTTGAAAAAAATGGTTTTATCACAAAGATAGACCGCTTTATATGGGAAGAGGCTTGTAAAAAATTAAAAGAATGGTCAGATAATGGTTATGACAATCTTTCAATATCTGTAAATGTATCTCGTATAAATTTGTATAATAATAATCTTGCTGATATACTTTTGGAATTGGTAAAAAAATACAATATATCTCCTAGGGCTCTTCATCTGGAAATAACAGAATCAGCTTATACTGAAAATTCTGAGCAGATAATAGAAGGGGTTAAAAAACTTAAAAAAATTGGATTTGTCATAGAAATGGATGACTTTGGAACTGGGTATTCCTCTTTAAATATGCTGGCAAAGCTTCCAATAGATGTTTTAAAATTAGATATGGAATTTGTACATAGCATAGAGAAAGATAAAAACAGCAAAATTATGCTGAAAGTAATAATGAATCTGGCAAAAGAACTTAATCTTGTAGTAGTTGCTGAAGGTGTGGAAACTGAGGAACAGGTTTATACACTAAAAAATATAGGCTGTCAGTACGCACAGGGGTACTATTATTCCCCTCCAATATCTGAAGAAAAATTGGATAAACTTTTTATTGATAAGAAAGAAATTATTTCTCCAGATAAAATGGATGTACTTTTAAATTTAGAAGACAAGGAGCTATTTAAAGTAGTAGAATCTGATGAGATTGATTCAAATATAAAAAATATGATTTTTGATTTGAAATATCATTCGCAACATGATCCACTTACAGGATTATTTAACAGACGAGAGATAAAAGCAAGAGTTAATGATATCCTTGAAGGTGGAAATGTAGAGGGAACTTTTATAATTATTGATATTGATAATTTTAAAAAGATAAACGATATACATGGACATGTAAAAGGAGATGAAGTACTTAAAGGAATAGCTGACAGTCTGAAAAAAAGCTTCTTAGAAGTAGATAATATTTCAAGAATAGGTGGAGATGAATTTGTAGTATTTGTTTTAGGAACTATTTCTGAAAAAGCTCTTGGAAACAAGCTGAATAAGTTTTTTGATATGATAAAAAATATAGGGAATGATTTGCCTATAACATGTTCTGCTGGAGTGTGCAGAACATATTTTGGAGATGATTATGATTCTTTATATTACAATGCAGATATGGCTCTTCTCGCTGCTAAAATTTCTGGAAAAAACAGTTATAAGGTTTTCACAGAAGGAATGGAAAAATATTCACCTATTAATCATTTGAAAAATATTGAATGGATATTAGATCAGATTTTTGATATGGTCTTTATTTCAGATGCAGAAACTTCAGAAATTATGTATATAAATCAGCCTGCTTGTGAAAAATTTGGAAAAACCAGAGAAGAATGTATAGGACAGAAATGCTATAATTTCATGTGGAAAGCTTCAGAACCATGTGGAAGATGTGCTAAAATATCTAACTGTACGAAAGGATTTTATAATGAAGAAACCAATTTGCTAGATGGAACTCCTGTTCAAATTAAAGCAAAAGTAGTGGAATGGGGAGGAAATAAATACAAGATACATTATTTAAATAAGAAAGTATGA
- a CDS encoding flavodoxin family protein — protein MKILILNGSPRINGNTRTALKAIESGIDTSGNQVEFVDITKYKLSGCTGCNSCHTNGGTCIIKDDCIPLVEKICEADTVIFGSAVYWWGITAQLKMLIDKMYFKNTVLPKQKKNIGIIAVGADELSGEQYDLISRQFKCICEYLDWNLIIDEAISAAEIGDMAKQTGRMEELKEIGRKLK, from the coding sequence ATGAAAATTTTGATATTAAATGGAAGTCCGAGAATAAATGGGAATACTAGAACTGCTTTAAAAGCTATTGAATCTGGAATAGATACTTCAGGTAATCAGGTAGAATTTGTAGATATAACTAAATACAAATTAAGCGGATGTACTGGTTGCAACAGCTGTCATACTAATGGTGGCACTTGTATCATAAAAGATGACTGTATACCTCTAGTAGAAAAAATATGTGAAGCTGATACTGTAATATTTGGTTCTGCTGTTTACTGGTGGGGAATAACTGCCCAGCTTAAAATGCTTATTGATAAAATGTATTTTAAAAACACTGTTCTGCCTAAACAAAAGAAAAATATAGGAATAATAGCTGTTGGAGCTGATGAACTAAGTGGAGAGCAATATGATCTTATCAGCAGACAATTTAAATGTATCTGTGAATATCTGGATTGGAATCTCATAATAGATGAAGCTATCTCTGCTGCTGAAATAGGAGATATGGCTAAACAAACTGGAAGAATGGAAGAATTAAAAGAAATTGGAAGAAAATTAAAATAG
- a CDS encoding FadR/GntR family transcriptional regulator, giving the protein MDDNKENLTRKDVMKFLINLIKEGKFKATQKLYSENFIAKKLGINRSMVHEVYTALECMGILECIHGRGTYLKQVDNSVLNSPLCLLAFLLEGDPLQTLDFRRIIEIGIVEKVIHQITPEDIQKMYAAIENIKNTNDYMEASKNDILIHSIYVNSIDNELISFVYNMSVTYITYISNDNWKKILLSENQKLKKAQIAQHFNIIKALEEHNIKKCKKYILEHITYIGDILMK; this is encoded by the coding sequence ATGGATGACAATAAGGAAAATTTAACTAGAAAAGATGTTATGAAATTTTTAATTAATCTAATTAAGGAAGGAAAATTTAAAGCAACACAAAAATTGTATTCAGAGAATTTTATTGCTAAAAAACTTGGAATAAATCGCTCAATGGTACATGAAGTGTATACAGCTTTAGAATGTATGGGGATACTTGAATGCATTCATGGAAGGGGAACTTATTTAAAACAGGTAGATAATAGTGTTTTAAATTCTCCTTTATGTCTATTAGCCTTTTTATTGGAAGGAGATCCTCTGCAGACATTAGATTTTAGAAGAATTATCGAAATAGGAATAGTAGAAAAAGTTATACATCAAATAACACCAGAAGATATTCAAAAAATGTATGCAGCAATTGAGAATATCAAAAATACAAATGATTATATGGAAGCAAGTAAAAATGATATATTAATCCATTCTATTTATGTAAATTCCATTGATAATGAATTAATTTCTTTTGTATATAATATGAGTGTCACATATATTACATACATATCAAATGATAATTGGAAAAAAATTCTGTTATCAGAAAACCAAAAATTAAAAAAAGCTCAAATTGCACAACATTTTAATATTATAAAAGCATTAGAAGAACATAATATAAAAAAATGCAAAAAATATATCTTAGAGCATATTACTTATATTGGAGATATCCTTATGAAATAA
- a CDS encoding glucose-6-phosphate isomerase: MEKLSLDYSKALGFFNEAELSMMKEQVAVAEKFLIEKTGAGNDYLGWIELPTNYDKEEFQRIKAAAEKIKKDSDVLLVVGIGGSYLGARAAIDFLSHTFYNSLSKEKRNAPEIYYVGNNISGTYLSHLLDLLDGKDFSINVISKSGTTTEPAIAFRVLKKHIEEKYGKAGAKDRIYATTDKAKGALKKLADEEGYETFVIPDDVGGRFSVLTPVGLLPIACSGVNIDELMEGARAAQVAYTAPYEENDCYKYAAIRNILNRKGKNIEMLINYEPRLHYLGEWWKQLFGESEGKDGKGLFPAAADFSTDLHSMGQYIQDGRRELFETAVLIGKPEKDIIIEEEAVDLDGLNYLSGKGMDFVNKKASQGTLLAHVDGGVPNLVVTIPEATPFNLGYLFYFFEKACGISGYLLGVNPFNQPGVESYKANMFALLGKKGYEKEAEILNKRLENK; this comes from the coding sequence ATGGAAAAACTGTCATTGGATTATTCAAAAGCATTGGGATTTTTTAATGAAGCTGAGCTATCTATGATGAAAGAACAGGTGGCTGTAGCTGAGAAATTTCTAATTGAAAAAACAGGAGCAGGGAATGACTATCTAGGGTGGATAGAGCTTCCTACTAACTATGATAAAGAGGAATTTCAAAGAATAAAAGCAGCAGCAGAGAAAATAAAAAAAGATTCTGATGTATTGCTTGTAGTGGGGATAGGAGGATCATATTTAGGAGCAAGAGCTGCTATTGATTTTCTTTCTCACACTTTCTATAACAGCCTTTCAAAAGAAAAGAGAAATGCACCTGAAATATACTATGTAGGAAATAATATTTCTGGAACATATCTTTCACATCTTTTAGATTTATTAGATGGAAAAGATTTCTCTATTAATGTTATATCTAAATCAGGAACTACTACAGAGCCTGCAATAGCTTTCAGAGTATTGAAAAAACATATTGAAGAAAAATATGGAAAAGCAGGAGCAAAGGATAGAATATATGCTACTACTGACAAAGCTAAGGGAGCATTAAAAAAACTTGCTGATGAGGAAGGGTATGAAACTTTTGTTATCCCTGATGATGTAGGAGGAAGATTCTCAGTGCTTACACCTGTAGGACTTCTGCCAATTGCATGCAGTGGAGTAAATATTGATGAACTAATGGAAGGGGCAAGAGCAGCTCAGGTAGCATATACAGCACCATATGAAGAAAATGATTGCTATAAATATGCTGCTATCAGAAATATTCTTAACAGAAAAGGAAAGAATATTGAAATGCTAATCAATTATGAACCAAGATTACATTATCTTGGAGAATGGTGGAAACAATTATTTGGAGAATCAGAAGGTAAAGATGGAAAAGGGCTTTTCCCAGCAGCAGCAGATTTCAGTACTGATCTTCATTCAATGGGACAATATATACAAGATGGAAGAAGAGAACTATTTGAAACAGCTGTATTGATAGGAAAACCAGAAAAAGATATAATTATAGAAGAGGAAGCAGTAGATTTAGATGGACTTAATTATTTAAGTGGAAAAGGAATGGACTTTGTAAATAAGAAAGCATCACAAGGAACACTTTTAGCCCATGTAGATGGAGGGGTACCAAATCTAGTGGTAACTATACCAGAAGCTACTCCTTTTAATCTTGGATACCTGTTCTACTTCTTTGAAAAAGCATGTGGAATCAGTGGATATCTTCTAGGAGTAAATCCTTTCAATCAGCCAGGAGTAGAGTCTTACAAAGCTAATATGTTTGCTCTTCTTGGAAAAAAAGGTTATGAAAAAGAAGCTGAAATATTAAATAAAAGACTAGAAAATAAATAG
- the ilvD gene encoding dihydroxy-acid dehydratase codes for MRSQKVYAGPSRIEARALLYATGKLEKEIGKKPLIGVVNSFNEIVPGHFHLRTIAEAVKLGVASAGGIPVEFPAIAICDGIAMSHEGMRYPLASRELIADSIEAMTLAHGLDGLVLIANCDKIVPAMMMAALRLNIPAILVSGGPMATGHYRGKPADYSTCIEKIAAYKLGEMDESEMEEYAHSACPSCGSCAGMFTANSMNCLSEVLGLALPGNGTIPSYYGERIALAKLSGERVIELVKEDIKPRDIINKESFYNAITVDMAIAGSTNTTLHLPAIAHEADIEINLELFDEISKKIPNLCHISPSGENFMFDFYIAGGIPAVMSELNKKNLLNCNTLNVNGNTLGENIKAVVVKDYEIIRNINNPYNIEGGIAILKGNIAPDGCVVKAAAVCNEMMVHSGPAKVYTSMEEAAESIFNGDVIKGDIVVIKYEGPKGGPGMREMLSPTSAIVGMHLDKDVALITDGRFSGATRGAAIGHISPEAMEGGVFSIIENGDIISIDIKNRSINLDVKDDIIKERMEKWIKPDPKVKKGYLVRYSKMVSSANKGAVVE; via the coding sequence ATGCGTAGTCAAAAAGTTTATGCAGGGCCTAGCAGAATAGAAGCAAGAGCCCTACTGTATGCAACAGGAAAATTAGAAAAAGAAATTGGAAAAAAACCCTTAATTGGAGTGGTTAATTCATTTAATGAAATAGTTCCTGGACATTTTCATTTAAGAACAATAGCAGAAGCAGTTAAACTTGGAGTTGCATCAGCAGGAGGTATTCCTGTTGAATTCCCTGCAATAGCAATATGTGATGGAATAGCAATGAGTCATGAAGGGATGAGATACCCATTAGCATCAAGAGAGCTGATAGCAGACAGTATTGAAGCTATGACGCTGGCACATGGATTAGATGGACTTGTATTAATAGCAAATTGTGATAAAATAGTTCCTGCTATGATGATGGCTGCCCTAAGACTTAATATTCCTGCTATTTTAGTCAGCGGAGGTCCAATGGCAACAGGTCATTATAGAGGAAAACCAGCTGATTACAGTACATGCATAGAAAAAATTGCAGCATATAAACTAGGAGAAATGGATGAAAGTGAAATGGAAGAATATGCACATTCTGCTTGTCCTTCATGTGGTTCATGTGCAGGAATGTTTACAGCTAACAGTATGAATTGTTTATCTGAAGTATTAGGTCTTGCATTACCAGGAAATGGAACTATTCCCTCATACTATGGAGAAAGAATAGCATTAGCTAAACTTAGTGGAGAAAGAGTCATTGAGCTTGTGAAAGAAGATATAAAACCTAGAGATATTATCAACAAGGAGTCTTTTTACAATGCTATAACTGTTGATATGGCAATTGCTGGTTCAACTAATACTACCCTACATTTACCTGCAATTGCTCACGAAGCTGATATTGAAATTAATTTGGAACTATTTGATGAAATATCTAAAAAAATTCCAAACTTATGTCATATAAGCCCATCTGGAGAAAATTTTATGTTTGATTTTTATATTGCTGGAGGTATTCCTGCAGTAATGAGTGAATTAAATAAGAAAAATTTATTAAACTGTAATACACTTAATGTAAATGGAAATACTCTGGGAGAAAATATAAAAGCAGTTGTAGTTAAAGATTATGAAATCATAAGAAATATTAATAATCCATATAATATTGAAGGTGGTATAGCAATCTTAAAAGGAAATATAGCCCCTGATGGATGTGTTGTCAAAGCTGCTGCTGTTTGTAATGAAATGATGGTACATTCAGGACCTGCCAAAGTTTATACAAGTATGGAAGAAGCTGCTGAAAGCATTTTTAATGGTGACGTAATAAAAGGTGACATTGTTGTAATAAAATATGAAGGCCCTAAGGGTGGTCCTGGAATGAGGGAAATGCTTAGCCCTACATCAGCAATTGTGGGAATGCATTTGGATAAAGATGTAGCTTTAATCACAGATGGAAGATTTTCAGGAGCTACAAGAGGAGCTGCAATAGGACATATTTCTCCAGAAGCTATGGAAGGAGGAGTTTTCTCTATTATTGAAAATGGGGATATTATTTCTATAGATATCAAAAATAGAAGTATAAATCTAGATGTTAAGGATGATATAATAAAAGAAAGAATGGAAAAATGGATAAAACCTGACCCAAAAGTAAAAAAAGGTTATTTAGTAAGATATTCAAAAATGGTATCATCTGCGAATAAGGGAGCTGTTGTAGAATAA